The following proteins come from a genomic window of Flavobacteriaceae bacterium MAR_2010_188:
- a CDS encoding CubicO group peptidase, beta-lactamase class C family, translated as MKKSKLVLFVLIAVFFSLPAIAQNKFQKILNDNKVDSFIRQQMKEKNIPGLSVAVMKDDKLVFSKAYGYSNLEHKVPVKENTVFSIASITKSFTGISTMMLAVEGKLSLDDSIGKYISELPKSWKPITIRQLLTHTSGISSPSDYKKIPCVVGKDVRDYIRGDYIKEVACMPLLFAPGDSTSYSDTGPYLLGMLIDKLSGTSYEDFVKQRIFDPLQMRHSRLVSYTDLIPNRAEGYAFRNGEHYLAPRFELDEFANAGIMSTALDMVQLHHAFRSEKLLKKNTWKLMWTNARLNNGEPTNFGLGFGLTPFQGKKRIGHYGGGGLGFASGLTHFPDENLTVVLLSNVDEEDIGFFVNTVASFYFNK; from the coding sequence ATGAAAAAATCGAAGCTAGTACTTTTTGTTCTAATTGCAGTGTTCTTCAGCCTTCCGGCTATTGCTCAAAACAAATTTCAAAAGATTTTAAATGACAATAAAGTGGATTCTTTCATCCGGCAGCAAATGAAAGAGAAAAATATCCCCGGCCTATCTGTGGCTGTGATGAAAGATGACAAACTCGTTTTCTCAAAAGCATATGGTTACAGCAATCTGGAGCATAAAGTGCCGGTGAAAGAAAACACGGTTTTTTCCATTGCGTCTATCACTAAATCTTTCACAGGAATATCAACTATGATGCTTGCGGTGGAAGGAAAGCTGTCACTTGATGATAGCATTGGTAAGTATATTTCAGAATTACCAAAATCATGGAAACCCATTACCATCCGTCAACTGCTTACCCACACTTCCGGCATCAGCAGTCCCTCAGATTATAAAAAAATTCCATGTGTTGTTGGAAAAGATGTACGTGATTATATACGTGGAGATTATATCAAAGAAGTAGCCTGTATGCCGCTTCTGTTTGCACCCGGCGATAGCACATCTTACAGTGATACAGGTCCTTATCTGCTAGGGATGCTAATAGATAAATTATCCGGCACTTCCTATGAAGATTTTGTGAAGCAAAGAATCTTCGACCCATTGCAAATGCGTCATTCACGACTGGTAAGTTATACGGATCTGATTCCGAACCGTGCGGAAGGCTATGCTTTCAGAAACGGCGAGCATTACCTGGCGCCACGTTTTGAACTGGATGAATTTGCAAATGCTGGGATTATGTCTACTGCTCTTGATATGGTACAACTGCACCATGCGTTCAGGAGTGAAAAATTACTGAAGAAAAACACCTGGAAACTTATGTGGACAAACGCACGGTTGAATAATGGAGAGCCGACAAATTTTGGATTGGGCTTCGGATTAACACCTTTTCAGGGAAAAAAGCGCATCGGTCATTATGGTGGTGGTGGACTAGGATTTGCTTCTGGTTTAACGCATTTTCCTGATGAAAACCTTACAGTTGTGCTTCTTTCCAATGTTGATGAGGAGGATATCGGATTCTTTGTAAACACTGTTGCGTCTTTTTATTTCAATAAGTAA
- a CDS encoding Predicted ester cyclase — MKQTILRITLMILMFASCATVSQSSGTDVAKSSVTEIKNVEEEANIQKVRSYWEEVWGKGNLQAVADFYHPNAKHGDDFTIEGFQKGVAFQREAFPDFKATITDIFASGDKVITEVIYTGTHTGRKMFRQDPLGKAIKVPGLDIFTFKDGKCVNHQHVADHLDLVMQMGIKLQPFKDPKILEQDVRKAGIEYNELMKHLKSGQPYEELEKSGAIAALDSLLAKEYIYTSRDGVASDKKESLEDYKNLKLNLYSADMLNQEVRIINNDAAVETGTVRYRGINNGKAFDITKRYTTTWVWRNNRWQIIADHTTLVK; from the coding sequence ATGAAACAAACAATTTTGCGGATTACCTTAATGATTTTGATGTTTGCGTCTTGCGCAACGGTATCCCAATCTTCCGGAACAGATGTAGCTAAATCTTCCGTGACGGAAATAAAAAACGTAGAAGAAGAAGCCAACATCCAGAAAGTGCGCAGCTATTGGGAAGAAGTCTGGGGCAAAGGCAACCTGCAGGCGGTTGCCGATTTTTATCATCCCAATGCAAAACATGGTGACGATTTTACCATCGAAGGCTTTCAAAAAGGGGTAGCATTTCAACGTGAAGCCTTCCCTGACTTCAAAGCTACCATCACTGATATTTTTGCTTCAGGTGATAAAGTGATTACGGAAGTTATTTATACCGGTACGCATACAGGCCGAAAAATGTTCAGGCAAGATCCTTTGGGAAAAGCGATTAAAGTTCCCGGACTTGACATTTTTACTTTCAAAGATGGCAAATGCGTCAATCATCAGCATGTGGCCGATCATCTGGATTTAGTAATGCAGATGGGGATAAAGCTGCAGCCATTTAAAGATCCTAAAATACTGGAGCAAGATGTGCGAAAAGCCGGTATAGAGTACAATGAACTCATGAAGCATCTCAAATCCGGACAACCATATGAGGAATTGGAAAAAAGTGGTGCGATTGCAGCTTTAGATAGTTTATTGGCCAAAGAATATATCTACACCAGCAGAGATGGCGTAGCCTCTGACAAAAAAGAAAGCTTGGAAGATTATAAAAATCTCAAGCTGAATTTATATTCCGCGGATATGCTGAACCAGGAGGTTAGGATTATTAACAACGATGCTGCTGTGGAAACAGGTACTGTGCGTTACAGAGGAATTAACAATGGAAAGGCATTTGATATCACCAAACGCTATACAACAACGTGGGTGTGGCGTAACAATCGTTGGCAAATAATAGCAGATCATACCACTCTAGTGAAATAG